A region of Halalkaliarchaeum desulfuricum DNA encodes the following proteins:
- a CDS encoding glycosyltransferase, whose amino-acid sequence MPSDPPASVLLPTTAWTPAIGEVADQLGPSDELLVICDSASDPIAEDVPDEDAIRLVIAGEPTGCSGKANAIAAGMEVARHERIVWTDDDFHHPDDWLETLSTDYDRHGPTTEVPFFVGGDPLSTLFEPQYVLGGTAGVYFGDVAWAGAVVFERSDLPDEAAFLSDLRTTVSDDGLLTDRVDITPVKRVRRVAVGGTIRETLERHVRFAQIVRRHEPAGFAITGALAGAATVAGVFFPLPTLFAVTALIAVVYHTFGVRRWTVLLAYPSVMVMVPFLAYALLRRTFVWGGRRYRWWSLFDVEVLE is encoded by the coding sequence ATGCCCAGCGACCCTCCGGCGAGCGTGCTCCTTCCGACGACCGCGTGGACGCCCGCGATCGGCGAAGTCGCAGATCAGCTCGGTCCGTCGGACGAGCTACTCGTGATCTGTGATTCGGCGTCCGATCCGATCGCAGAAGACGTTCCCGACGAGGACGCGATCCGGCTCGTGATCGCGGGGGAGCCGACGGGCTGTTCGGGGAAGGCGAACGCCATCGCCGCCGGGATGGAGGTCGCGAGACACGAGCGGATCGTCTGGACAGACGACGACTTCCACCACCCGGACGACTGGCTCGAGACGCTGTCGACCGACTACGACCGCCACGGACCGACAACCGAGGTGCCGTTTTTCGTCGGAGGGGACCCGCTTTCCACGCTGTTTGAACCCCAGTACGTCCTGGGCGGGACCGCAGGGGTGTACTTCGGCGACGTCGCCTGGGCCGGGGCTGTCGTGTTCGAGCGGAGCGACCTCCCGGACGAAGCGGCGTTTCTCAGCGACCTCCGGACGACGGTGAGCGACGACGGACTGTTGACTGATCGGGTCGACATCACGCCGGTAAAACGGGTGCGGCGGGTTGCGGTCGGCGGCACCATCCGGGAAACACTCGAGCGCCACGTGCGGTTCGCCCAGATCGTCCGCCGTCACGAACCCGCCGGATTCGCCATCACCGGCGCCCTGGCAGGGGCCGCAACCGTCGCCGGAGTGTTTTTTCCCCTCCCGACGCTTTTCGCAGTGACGGCACTGATCGCGGTCGTTTACCACACCTTCGGCGTTCGACGGTGGACGGTCCTGCTCGCGTATCCGTCCGTGATGGTGATGGTTCCGTTCCTGGCGTACGCCCTGCTCCGCCGCACGTTCGTCTGGGGCGGGCGACGATACCGGTGGTGGAGCCTGTTCGACGTCGAGGTACTGGAGTGA
- a CDS encoding NAD-dependent epimerase/dehydratase family protein: MDLTDARVLVTGGAGLVGSHLAAALLADTDHVRVADDCSKGDPDRLPEGVEFVDADMCDRGDVADVVTSDLDIVFHLAAYTDTNFEDGRRLFEENTTMTYNVLERMDEVGVDAFAFTSSSTVYGEAPRPTPEDHAPLEPISVYGSAKLADEALTSTYAHTYGIQSWVFRFANIVGPNQRGTVVPDFIEKLLADPESLEILGDGRQEKSYMHVTDCVDAIRHVVEHADDQYNVYNLGTETTTSVTRIADVVADVMEVDPDYEYTGGDRGWEGDVPKMRLAVERLSSLGYEPELSSDEAVRRAAEQLYAELREENASR; the protein is encoded by the coding sequence ATGGATCTCACCGACGCCCGCGTGCTGGTGACCGGCGGTGCGGGGCTGGTCGGATCGCACCTCGCGGCGGCGCTTCTCGCGGACACAGACCACGTCCGCGTCGCCGACGACTGCTCGAAGGGCGATCCCGACCGGCTCCCCGAGGGAGTGGAGTTCGTCGACGCCGACATGTGCGACCGGGGCGACGTCGCCGACGTCGTGACGTCCGATCTCGACATCGTCTTCCATCTCGCGGCGTACACGGACACGAACTTCGAGGACGGCCGACGGCTGTTCGAGGAGAACACCACGATGACGTACAACGTGCTCGAACGGATGGACGAGGTCGGCGTCGACGCGTTCGCCTTTACCTCCTCTTCGACCGTCTACGGGGAGGCGCCCCGGCCCACGCCTGAAGACCACGCACCCCTCGAGCCGATCAGCGTCTACGGCTCCGCCAAACTCGCAGACGAGGCGCTCACGTCGACGTACGCTCACACCTACGGGATCCAGTCGTGGGTGTTCCGGTTCGCCAACATCGTCGGCCCGAACCAGCGGGGCACGGTGGTGCCGGACTTCATCGAAAAACTGCTCGCGGACCCGGAAAGCCTGGAAATCCTCGGCGACGGCCGCCAGGAGAAGTCGTACATGCACGTCACCGACTGCGTCGACGCGATCCGTCACGTCGTCGAACACGCCGACGACCAGTACAACGTGTACAATCTCGGGACGGAAACGACAACGTCGGTCACCCGAATCGCCGACGTCGTGGCTGACGTGATGGAAGTCGATCCCGACTACGAGTACACCGGCGGGGACCGCGGCTGGGAGGGCGACGTTCCGAAGATGCGCCTGGCGGTCGAACGGCTCTCGTCGCTCGGCTACGAACCGGAGCTGTCGAGCGACGAGGCCGTCCGCCGTGCAGCAGAGCAGCTGTACGCGGAACTCCGAGAAGAGAACGCGTCGCGCTGA
- a CDS encoding DUF7344 domain-containing protein — MGKLLATGALSRSSTEQNDNRPTDTNANDEETLTPDAVHQLLSNRRRRDVLQYLEDIDSTTTIGDLAVQIAAWEHDVSVTEVTSEQRKRVYISLYQTHLPKLAASGVIDYDRDRGRIALNGEAEELAVYLEDGGQVVRNWSRYYLTLACLSLGVIGLAWLGVSPFSTLSGMGYAGGVAIALLGLSVMHRYRTRRY, encoded by the coding sequence ATGGGTAAATTACTCGCTACGGGAGCCCTCTCGCGATCGTCGACTGAGCAGAACGACAACCGACCTACGGACACAAACGCGAACGATGAGGAAACTCTCACACCGGACGCCGTCCACCAACTACTGAGCAACCGTCGACGACGTGACGTCCTTCAGTATCTGGAGGACATCGATTCGACGACGACTATTGGCGATCTCGCAGTCCAGATCGCGGCATGGGAACACGACGTTTCGGTTACCGAGGTTACCTCGGAGCAGCGCAAACGAGTTTACATCTCGCTGTATCAGACACATCTGCCGAAACTTGCCGCATCGGGCGTCATCGACTACGATCGAGATCGCGGCCGGATCGCACTGAATGGAGAAGCCGAGGAACTCGCCGTCTATCTCGAGGATGGCGGCCAGGTCGTTCGGAACTGGAGTAGATACTACCTGACACTGGCCTGTCTATCGCTTGGAGTGATCGGACTGGCGTGGCTGGGGGTATCGCCGTTTTCGACGTTATCTGGAATGGGGTACGCTGGGGGGGTCGCAATCGCACTGCTGGGACTGTCCGTGATGCACCGATACCGGACTCGCCGATACTAA
- a CDS encoding DUF7351 domain-containing protein has protein sequence MVSTESEASKELTPEEAFAILGDETRIAILQTLWRTCDTPIRFGALRQEVGHDDPGNFNYHLSKLTGQFVRKTEQGYELREAGKQVIRAVLAGTINRKPRIDSDVCDSKCPYCGAPVELQYVDERVLVRCTECPGIGGEEYPEGTYMRFAFPPAGIQDRTPEEIIEAAHAFYDAKVTPMMSGVCPECAGRVETTIDICHDHDSGDRGVCGACGFRNPIWADYSCGHCEYTRRCMIWFEILNHPGVVAFYYEHGLEETVPFSKLTWRNAPFISNVECELLETEPLRIRIKIPVDSEELRVTVNEAVEVVTLTRQSISERSQ, from the coding sequence ATGGTCTCCACGGAATCCGAGGCGTCAAAGGAACTGACGCCGGAGGAGGCGTTCGCGATCCTTGGGGACGAAACCAGAATCGCGATATTGCAGACGCTCTGGAGGACGTGTGACACGCCGATCCGGTTCGGGGCACTTCGACAGGAAGTCGGCCACGACGATCCCGGGAACTTCAACTACCACCTCTCGAAGCTCACCGGACAGTTCGTGCGGAAGACCGAGCAGGGGTACGAACTCCGGGAAGCGGGAAAACAGGTGATTCGGGCCGTCCTTGCGGGAACCATCAACCGAAAGCCGCGGATCGACTCCGACGTCTGTGATTCCAAGTGTCCGTACTGCGGGGCACCCGTCGAACTGCAGTACGTGGACGAGCGGGTTCTGGTTCGCTGTACGGAGTGTCCGGGGATCGGTGGCGAGGAGTACCCGGAGGGGACGTATATGCGGTTCGCGTTCCCGCCAGCGGGGATCCAGGATCGGACCCCCGAGGAGATTATCGAGGCCGCACACGCGTTTTACGACGCCAAGGTAACGCCCATGATGAGCGGGGTCTGTCCGGAGTGTGCAGGCCGGGTCGAGACGACGATCGACATCTGCCACGATCACGATTCCGGCGATCGGGGCGTCTGTGGCGCATGCGGCTTTCGCAACCCCATCTGGGCCGACTATTCGTGTGGACACTGCGAGTACACCCGCCGGTGCATGATCTGGTTCGAGATACTGAACCACCCGGGGGTGGTCGCGTTCTACTACGAACACGGTCTCGAGGAGACGGTGCCGTTCAGTAAACTGACCTGGCGAAACGCACCGTTCATCAGCAACGTGGAGTGTGAACTGCTCGAGACAGAGCCCTTGCGGATCCGCATCAAAATCCCGGTCGACTCCGAAGAACTCCGGGTCACGGTGAACGAGGCAGTCGAGGTCGTTACCCTGACAAGGCAGTCGATCAGTGAGCGATCGCAGTAA
- a CDS encoding ABC transporter ATP-binding protein, translating to MSTNADADDRNVFEVYRDRVDRPITRLFREYGTAEWPYLAVGMTANVIARLASLVPPLVLGVAIDAVFTGEGEFSLPIVPDAWLPADQAGQFWLSVGLIVGGFLVTAVFTWIYGVAANYFAHRVMHAVRTDSFAKMQQLDMTFFDDKQTGEVMSVLNNDATNLERFLDNALQNSARLGVMVLGIAAVLFYLNWQLAIVTLIAIPLMVLFTVWFIRAIEPRYVKQRAAVGDLNTVLENALSGVELVKTSNTEAYETERVRRASFEYFRRTISILKLNYLYRPGMELLAGVAFAATFLVGGIWLFAGPPGPFTLPLSVGAFVTFVFLTQQFVAPLAEVSNIVDQYENAKASAERVFGLQDVPIRITDAPNAITLDVQGRVAYEGVSFAYVENALQDPADAGEYVLSDVSFEAEPGETVAFVGPTGAGKSTLLKLLLRLYEPTEGSIRVDGHDIRDVEVESLRNAIGYVSQDTTLFDGTIAENIRYGRYEGSIEVGADPEETEGGLRRRLVDAGGDSGGDVDAGGVKRRIDRDRVVPDPEAVRDQVTEAAKAAEAHEFIASLPEGYDTRVGERGVKLSGGQRQRIAIARTVLQDPEILILDEATSAVDTETEMLIQRSLNRLAADRTTFAIAHRLSTIKDADRILVLEGGAVVERGTHGELLARDGLYAKLWGVQAGEIESLPEEFIEAARERANERGIEPEFIDD from the coding sequence GTGTCGACGAACGCGGACGCGGACGACCGGAACGTCTTCGAGGTGTACCGGGATCGGGTCGACCGTCCGATTACCCGGCTGTTCCGCGAGTACGGTACCGCCGAGTGGCCGTACCTCGCGGTCGGGATGACCGCAAACGTGATCGCCCGACTGGCGAGCCTGGTGCCGCCGCTGGTGCTGGGCGTGGCGATCGACGCGGTCTTCACCGGCGAGGGCGAGTTCTCGCTCCCGATCGTCCCGGACGCGTGGCTTCCGGCGGATCAGGCCGGCCAGTTCTGGCTCTCGGTCGGGCTCATCGTCGGCGGCTTCCTCGTCACGGCGGTGTTCACCTGGATCTACGGGGTCGCAGCAAACTACTTCGCCCACCGGGTGATGCACGCCGTCCGGACGGACTCGTTCGCGAAGATGCAGCAACTCGATATGACGTTCTTCGACGACAAGCAGACGGGTGAGGTAATGAGCGTCCTCAACAACGACGCCACCAACCTCGAGCGGTTCCTCGACAACGCGCTACAAAACTCCGCCCGCCTCGGCGTGATGGTGCTCGGGATCGCCGCCGTGCTCTTTTATTTGAACTGGCAGCTCGCGATCGTCACGCTGATCGCGATCCCGCTCATGGTTCTGTTCACCGTTTGGTTCATCCGCGCGATCGAGCCGCGGTATGTGAAACAACGCGCCGCGGTGGGCGATCTGAACACTGTGCTCGAAAACGCCCTGTCGGGCGTCGAACTCGTCAAAACGAGCAACACGGAGGCGTACGAGACGGAGCGCGTGCGTCGGGCCTCTTTCGAGTACTTCCGGCGAACGATCTCGATTCTCAAGCTCAACTACCTCTACCGCCCCGGAATGGAACTGCTCGCGGGGGTGGCGTTCGCGGCGACGTTCCTCGTCGGCGGTATCTGGCTGTTCGCCGGTCCGCCCGGACCGTTCACGCTTCCGCTTTCGGTCGGGGCGTTCGTCACGTTCGTCTTTCTCACCCAGCAGTTCGTCGCCCCGCTCGCGGAGGTCTCGAACATCGTCGACCAGTACGAGAACGCGAAGGCGTCCGCAGAGCGCGTGTTCGGCCTCCAGGACGTCCCGATTCGGATCACCGACGCCCCGAACGCAATCACCCTCGACGTGCAGGGCCGGGTCGCATACGAGGGCGTCTCCTTCGCCTACGTCGAAAACGCGCTTCAAGACCCAGCCGACGCCGGCGAGTACGTGCTTTCGGACGTTTCCTTCGAGGCAGAACCCGGCGAGACGGTGGCGTTCGTCGGTCCGACCGGCGCCGGCAAGTCCACGCTCCTGAAACTCCTCCTCCGGCTGTACGAACCCACCGAAGGATCGATCCGCGTCGACGGCCACGACATCCGCGACGTGGAAGTCGAGAGCCTCCGAAACGCGATCGGGTACGTCTCACAGGACACGACCCTCTTCGACGGGACGATCGCCGAGAACATCCGCTACGGTCGCTACGAGGGATCGATCGAGGTCGGCGCCGATCCCGAGGAAACCGAAGGCGGACTCCGCCGTCGGCTCGTCGACGCCGGCGGCGACAGTGGGGGCGACGTGGACGCCGGCGGCGTGAAGCGCCGGATCGATCGAGATCGGGTGGTTCCGGACCCGGAGGCGGTTCGCGATCAGGTGACCGAGGCCGCGAAGGCCGCCGAGGCCCACGAGTTCATCGCCTCGCTGCCGGAGGGGTACGATACCCGCGTTGGCGAGCGGGGCGTGAAGCTCTCGGGTGGCCAGCGACAGCGCATCGCCATCGCCCGGACAGTGCTCCAGGATCCCGAGATCCTGATCCTCGACGAGGCAACGTCCGCCGTCGACACGGAGACGGAGATGCTGATCCAACGGTCGCTGAACCGTCTCGCGGCGGATCGGACGACGTTCGCCATCGCCCACCGGCTCTCGACGATCAAAGACGCCGACCGGATCCTGGTGCTGGAGGGCGGCGCGGTCGTCGAGCGGGGCACTCACGGGGAGTTGCTCGCCCGCGATGGACTGTACGCGAAGCTGTGGGGCGTCCAGGCCGGCGAAATCGAGTCGCTTCCCGAGGAGTTCATCGAGGCCGCACGCGAACGCGCGAACGAACGGGGCATCGAACCGGAGTTCATCGACGACTGA
- a CDS encoding GNAT family N-acetyltransferase: MSVRVEKRIDEPGDSEHLELAWELKERIRREENVLKQRKGFFRNAYRRATTHLYFEDDELAGFASVRRDGYILFLAVAPEFRGRGYGERLVADVAENHRTVTCHARTTNENAIEFYRHLGFDVDRHIHNYYEDGGDAYYLKLGEGGLTEKLSNLIRR, encoded by the coding sequence GTGAGCGTCAGGGTGGAGAAACGGATCGACGAACCCGGAGATAGCGAGCATCTGGAGCTCGCCTGGGAGCTCAAAGAGCGGATCCGCCGGGAGGAGAACGTCCTGAAACAGCGGAAGGGCTTTTTCAGGAACGCCTATCGCCGCGCCACCACCCATCTCTACTTCGAAGACGACGAACTGGCGGGGTTCGCCTCGGTCCGCCGGGACGGCTACATCCTGTTTCTCGCTGTCGCTCCCGAATTCCGTGGGCGAGGCTACGGCGAACGACTCGTCGCTGACGTGGCGGAGAATCACCGAACGGTGACGTGCCACGCCCGGACCACGAACGAAAACGCCATCGAGTTCTATCGCCACCTGGGGTTCGACGTCGATCGACACATCCACAACTACTACGAGGACGGCGGGGACGCCTACTACCTCAAGCTCGGAGAGGGTGGGCTCACGGAGAAACTGTCGAACCTCATCCGGCGGTGA
- a CDS encoding uroporphyrinogen decarboxylase family protein — MMSLPEPTLESWIGGEGIDFEDEAAREQYRTRAQRYADAILREEPDRVPVAVLSTFYPAFHHGITPETAMNDGEQLSAALLHFVEDLDLDVLAWSTPLVPSARSLEAVDYRGFDWPGDGSSPETVYQAKEPDSMTAEDYDAFIRDPTDYLIRNYLPATFGELEGMAQFPQLISLSLGIASVHPFVLPFGLPEVQEALDALEEAGEAALEWEGIVGATVEEIVASGHPQSVGGITLAPYDMLGDMFRGTRGIMMDLKRQPDTLLEAVERLTPWAIELGITTARVNNNPHVFIPLHKGADRFMSQDEFEEFYWPQLREVIEALLEEGLVPWLFAEGSYENRLESLTDLPNGPMVWHFQNTDMSMAAEAIGDQACIAGNVPTSLLYTSDPEAVRDYSRNLVETVGENGFILAPGVGLDEAKPENVRAMVNSVR, encoded by the coding sequence ATGATGTCGCTTCCCGAACCCACTCTCGAGTCGTGGATCGGGGGCGAGGGAATCGACTTCGAGGACGAGGCGGCCAGGGAGCAGTACCGAACCCGTGCCCAGCGGTACGCCGACGCGATCCTTCGTGAGGAGCCGGATCGCGTTCCGGTGGCCGTACTGAGCACGTTCTACCCGGCGTTTCACCACGGAATCACACCGGAGACGGCGATGAACGACGGTGAACAGCTCAGCGCCGCCCTGCTGCACTTCGTCGAAGATCTCGATCTCGACGTTCTCGCGTGGTCGACACCGCTGGTCCCGTCGGCCCGATCTCTCGAAGCGGTCGACTATCGTGGATTCGACTGGCCGGGAGACGGCTCCTCACCGGAGACGGTCTATCAGGCGAAAGAACCCGACAGCATGACTGCAGAGGATTACGACGCGTTCATCAGGGATCCGACCGATTACCTCATCCGAAACTACCTGCCGGCAACGTTCGGTGAACTGGAGGGAATGGCGCAGTTCCCGCAGTTGATCTCGCTCAGCCTGGGGATCGCCAGTGTCCACCCGTTCGTACTCCCGTTCGGACTCCCCGAGGTCCAGGAGGCGCTGGACGCGCTCGAGGAGGCCGGCGAGGCGGCCCTGGAGTGGGAAGGCATCGTCGGTGCCACCGTCGAAGAAATCGTTGCGTCCGGACATCCCCAGAGTGTCGGGGGTATCACGCTTGCACCCTACGACATGCTGGGGGACATGTTCCGCGGGACGCGGGGGATCATGATGGACCTGAAGCGTCAGCCTGACACCCTGCTTGAAGCGGTCGAGCGTCTCACACCGTGGGCGATCGAGCTCGGGATCACTACCGCGCGTGTGAACAACAACCCGCATGTGTTTATTCCACTGCACAAGGGCGCAGACCGCTTCATGTCCCAAGACGAGTTCGAGGAGTTCTACTGGCCGCAGCTCCGGGAGGTGATCGAGGCGCTCCTCGAGGAAGGGCTCGTTCCCTGGCTGTTCGCCGAAGGCAGCTACGAGAACCGCCTCGAGAGCCTCACTGACCTTCCGAACGGGCCGATGGTCTGGCACTTCCAGAACACTGACATGAGCATGGCGGCGGAAGCGATCGGCGACCAGGCCTGTATCGCGGGGAACGTTCCCACCTCACTGCTTTACACGTCCGACCCGGAGGCAGTCCGGGACTACTCGCGGAACCTCGTGGAGACAGTCGGGGAAAACGGCTTCATCCTGGCACCGGGCGTCGGCCTCGACGAGGCGAAACCGGAGAACGTGCGGGCGATGGTGAACTCCGTGCGGTAG
- a CDS encoding coenzyme F420-0:L-glutamate ligase: MSELTFRGLDIGRIEPGEDLVEAILETTGDEYPLQDGDVVAITSKVVSTAENRLVDADEVAVTDRDERVGDVTGLDPREVAVIYEESEVLGAIPVADIGEELILERAVDREAAEEAIEKMPSVLVTDRNGRICTNAGVDWSNSPEGMMTVLPEDPDESARRIREELETQTGVDLAVLLADSEIMGAGTMDLAVGCSGIDAVDSNFGRTDLYGEPKIGGLDLIADELTAGSALLFGQADERIPVVVIRGLDYDDGEGIPNSGGLIRRGLRKTIQLTARLKAREWI, encoded by the coding sequence ATGTCGGAACTCACGTTTCGGGGGCTCGATATCGGGAGGATCGAACCGGGTGAAGACCTCGTGGAAGCGATCCTCGAGACGACCGGCGATGAGTACCCCTTGCAGGACGGGGACGTGGTCGCGATCACGTCGAAGGTCGTCTCGACCGCCGAAAACCGGCTGGTGGACGCCGACGAGGTGGCGGTGACCGACCGCGACGAGCGGGTCGGCGACGTCACCGGTCTCGATCCCAGGGAGGTCGCCGTCATCTACGAGGAAAGCGAGGTTCTCGGGGCTATTCCGGTGGCGGACATCGGCGAGGAGCTGATCCTCGAACGTGCCGTCGATCGGGAGGCGGCCGAGGAGGCAATCGAGAAGATGCCCTCCGTGCTCGTGACCGATCGTAACGGCCGGATCTGTACGAACGCGGGTGTCGACTGGTCGAACTCCCCGGAGGGGATGATGACGGTGCTTCCCGAGGACCCGGACGAAAGCGCGAGGCGGATCAGGGAAGAACTCGAAACACAGACCGGGGTCGACCTGGCCGTCCTGCTTGCGGATTCGGAGATCATGGGCGCGGGAACGATGGATCTCGCCGTGGGCTGTTCCGGTATCGATGCGGTCGACAGTAACTTCGGTCGGACGGACCTGTACGGCGAACCCAAGATCGGTGGACTCGATCTCATCGCGGACGAGCTCACTGCGGGTTCTGCACTCTTGTTCGGCCAGGCCGACGAGCGCATCCCCGTGGTCGTGATCCGGGGTCTCGATTACGACGACGGCGAGGGGATACCCAACTCCGGCGGGTTGATCCGTCGAGGGCTGCGCAAAACGATCCAGCTGACGGCCCGCCTGAAGGCCCGAGAGTGGATCTGA
- a CDS encoding cobalamin B12-binding domain-containing protein, which produces MSMDDLVHALAELEEERAVQIAEERLDAGEDPLDILDDLKKGMRIVGDRYEAEDYFIPDLMYAGDIIEQISGLIQEELPEQEEDTVGTVVLGTVKDDIHDIGKDLVYFMFDLNGFDVIDLGIDVPVETFVDAVEEHDPDIVALSGFLTAAFDSMKETVEALEETGLIEEFEEDGLREGRKVMIGGGQITDDVREYVRADGFETDAPGGVKLAKEWLQAEAEVV; this is translated from the coding sequence ATGTCAATGGACGATTTGGTACACGCCTTAGCAGAACTCGAGGAGGAGCGTGCCGTACAGATAGCCGAGGAACGGCTGGACGCCGGCGAGGATCCCCTCGACATCCTCGACGACCTCAAGAAGGGAATGAGGATCGTCGGAGACCGGTATGAAGCGGAGGACTACTTTATCCCAGATCTGATGTATGCCGGAGATATCATCGAGCAGATCTCGGGACTCATCCAGGAAGAGCTTCCCGAACAGGAGGAAGATACAGTCGGGACGGTAGTTCTCGGGACCGTAAAAGACGACATCCACGACATCGGGAAGGACCTGGTGTACTTCATGTTCGACCTGAACGGGTTCGACGTGATCGACCTCGGAATCGACGTCCCGGTCGAGACGTTCGTTGACGCCGTCGAGGAACACGACCCGGATATCGTCGCCCTGAGCGGATTCCTGACCGCAGCGTTCGACTCGATGAAAGAAACCGTCGAGGCACTCGAGGAGACGGGACTCATCGAGGAGTTCGAAGAGGACGGCCTCCGCGAGGGACGTAAAGTGATGATCGGCGGCGGACAGATCACCGACGACGTTCGGGAGTACGTCCGCGCGGACGGGTTCGAAACTGACGCCCCCGGCGGGGTCAAACTCGCGAAAGAGTGGCTGCAGGCCGAAGCGGAGGTGGTATGA
- a CDS encoding archease → MEYTLRDHTADVAVEATGATLGDAFAAVAEGLTEAMCETHPASGERFTLEERAEGREALLFDYLDRLIYERDVRGVLPVDHDCTVTVEETNAEGETDAEGETDAEGETDEEWVATASARGVPLSEVTARDVKAVTYSEMVLEERDGEWYAYVVFDV, encoded by the coding sequence ATGGAATACACGCTGCGTGATCACACGGCCGACGTCGCCGTCGAGGCGACCGGCGCGACGCTCGGGGATGCGTTCGCGGCCGTCGCGGAAGGGCTCACCGAGGCGATGTGTGAAACGCACCCCGCCAGCGGCGAGCGGTTCACCCTCGAGGAGCGGGCCGAGGGACGGGAAGCGCTGCTGTTCGACTATCTCGACCGGCTCATCTACGAACGCGACGTCCGCGGGGTGCTGCCGGTGGATCACGACTGCACCGTCACCGTCGAAGAGACGAACGCGGAAGGCGAAACCGACGCGGAAGGCGAAACCGACGCGGAAGGCGAAACCGACGAGGAGTGGGTCGCCACCGCAAGCGCACGTGGAGTACCCCTCTCGGAAGTGACCGCTCGCGACGTCAAAGCAGTCACCTACTCCGAGATGGTTCTCGAGGAACGCGACGGCGAGTGGTACGCCTACGTCGTGTTCGACGTATGA
- a CDS encoding cis-3-hydroxy-L-proline dehydratase, whose product MNVTEIRVYQVDLPIAEGSYDWAGGNSYEAFDSTIVRLDTDEGVVGWGELSTLGTAYLPAFPRGARAGIEELADTVLGADPTRRAVLAERMDRRLRGHPYVKSAIDMACWDISGKVAGAPVAELLGGRFGDGAPLYRAISQGTPSEMAQRVAKYRDEGYGKFQLKVGEDPVIDAERIRAARAELDDEHVLDADCNTGLTRHEAVRLVELVEDVDVYIEQPCPTYEECRAVRKRTNHPFVLDEIIDGVQPVIRGHQEDAMDVINLKISKVGGLTRAKTVRDLCSELGIAMIVEDTWGSEIATTAIAHLAHSTPPDVCFAATDFHNYNDVTTADGAPSGDDGTLVAPTDPGLGVEPREDVLGEPIATYS is encoded by the coding sequence ATGAACGTCACAGAAATTCGTGTCTATCAGGTGGACCTTCCGATCGCCGAGGGGAGTTACGACTGGGCGGGCGGAAACTCCTACGAGGCGTTCGATTCGACGATCGTCCGTCTCGACACCGACGAGGGGGTCGTCGGCTGGGGGGAGCTGTCGACTCTCGGCACCGCCTACCTGCCCGCGTTTCCACGCGGCGCGCGAGCGGGAATCGAAGAGCTTGCAGACACCGTCCTCGGTGCCGATCCCACTCGGAGAGCGGTCCTTGCCGAACGAATGGATCGTCGCCTCCGTGGTCACCCGTACGTGAAGTCGGCGATCGACATGGCCTGCTGGGACATCTCTGGGAAGGTGGCCGGAGCGCCCGTTGCAGAACTCTTGGGCGGGCGATTCGGGGATGGTGCGCCACTGTATCGCGCGATCTCGCAGGGCACGCCGTCGGAGATGGCCCAACGCGTCGCGAAATATCGCGACGAGGGATACGGGAAGTTCCAGCTCAAAGTCGGCGAGGACCCGGTGATCGACGCCGAACGGATCCGGGCAGCACGGGCGGAACTCGACGACGAACACGTCCTGGACGCCGACTGCAACACGGGACTGACCCGCCACGAGGCGGTCCGACTGGTCGAACTCGTCGAAGACGTCGACGTGTACATCGAGCAGCCGTGTCCGACCTACGAAGAGTGTCGAGCTGTCCGGAAGCGGACGAACCACCCGTTCGTACTCGACGAGATCATCGACGGGGTCCAGCCCGTCATCAGGGGCCATCAGGAGGACGCGATGGACGTGATCAACCTCAAAATCTCGAAGGTCGGCGGGCTGACGCGGGCGAAAACCGTTCGTGATCTCTGTAGCGAACTCGGTATCGCGATGATCGTCGAGGACACCTGGGGCAGCGAGATCGCAACGACCGCCATCGCCCATCTCGCACACAGCACCCCGCCGGACGTCTGTTTCGCCGCCACCGACTTCCACAACTACAACGACGTGACCACCGCCGACGGCGCCCCCTCCGGAGACGATGGCACGCTCGTGGCACCGACGGATCCCGGTCTCGGCGTGGAACCCCGCGAGGACGTGCTCGGGGAGCCGATTGCGACGTACAGTTGA